The Longimicrobium sp. genome has a window encoding:
- the hisF gene encoding imidazole glycerol phosphate synthase subunit HisF encodes MSLAKRIIPCLDVKDGRVVKGIQFVGLRDAGDPVEQAVRYDAERADELCFLDITASHEGRQATQEMIRRTADSVFIPFTVGGGVRSVDDFIAILGAGADKVSVNTAAVDDPELVARAADHFGSQCVVVAIDARRATPEMLDRTPSGFEVFTHGGRRGTGIDAVEWARRVESLGAGEILLTSMDRDGTRDGYDLELTGAVAAAVRIPVIASGGAGALEHLDEALAAGAHAVLAASIFHFGEFTLAEARRYLAGRGHHVRV; translated from the coding sequence GTGAGCCTGGCCAAGCGCATCATCCCCTGCCTGGACGTGAAGGACGGCAGGGTGGTGAAGGGGATCCAGTTCGTCGGCCTCCGCGACGCGGGCGATCCCGTGGAGCAGGCGGTGCGCTACGACGCCGAGCGGGCGGACGAGCTCTGCTTCCTCGACATCACCGCCAGCCACGAGGGGCGGCAGGCCACGCAGGAGATGATCCGCCGTACCGCGGACAGCGTCTTCATCCCCTTCACCGTGGGCGGCGGCGTCCGCTCGGTCGACGACTTCATCGCCATCCTCGGCGCCGGCGCGGACAAGGTCTCCGTCAACACCGCCGCCGTGGACGACCCCGAGCTCGTCGCCCGCGCGGCGGACCACTTCGGCTCGCAATGCGTCGTCGTCGCCATCGACGCGCGGCGGGCCACGCCGGAGATGCTGGATCGCACTCCGTCGGGCTTCGAGGTGTTCACCCACGGCGGGCGGCGGGGGACGGGGATCGACGCGGTGGAGTGGGCGCGGCGCGTGGAGTCGCTGGGCGCGGGGGAGATCCTGCTGACCTCGATGGACCGCGACGGCACGCGCGACGGGTACGACCTGGAGCTCACCGGCGCCGTGGCCGCGGCCGTGCGCATCCCGGTGATCGCGTCGGGTGGGGCGGGCGCGCTGGAGCACCTGGACGAGGCGCTGGCCGCGGGGGCGCACGCCGTGCTCGCCGCCTCCATCTTCCACTTCGGCGAGTTCACCCTGGCCGAGGCGCGGCGTTATCTTGCCGGCCGCGGCCACCACGTCCGCGTGTGA
- a CDS encoding molybdenum cofactor guanylyltransferase, whose product MLRIALFAFGLRGAQEAFRCAAWEGWIDSVPSPTLPPVGFGGRVARSAGWGASAPRQHKRWSVATEPVLQSPSAHSSNAEPLGAILAGGASRRFGAAKALAEVGGRRIVERVRDALAAAVDDVILIANEPELFGDLDLPARGDLRPGLGAAAGIETALRWAMEMGRPGAVCVACDMPFVSPALLRELVRRARDGDADAVVPESTGRRGIEPLCAWYSVACLPAVERALASDERSLHALLATVRAGRIPLAEVRRFGDPEIIFMNVNTPDDHRRAIDLARHADA is encoded by the coding sequence TTGCTCCGGATTGCGCTGTTCGCGTTCGGCCTCCGCGGCGCGCAAGAGGCGTTCCGGTGCGCGGCGTGGGAGGGGTGGATAGATTCGGTCCCCAGTCCCACCCTCCCCCCAGTCGGTTTTGGGGGGAGGGTCGCGCGAAGCGCGGGGTGGGGGGCCTCCGCGCCGCGGCAGCACAAGCGTTGGTCCGTAGCCACGGAGCCCGTCCTGCAATCTCCATCTGCTCATTCCAGCAATGCCGAGCCCCTCGGCGCCATCCTCGCCGGGGGGGCGAGCCGGCGGTTCGGCGCGGCGAAGGCGCTGGCGGAGGTCGGCGGGCGCCGCATCGTCGAGCGGGTGCGGGACGCGCTGGCGGCGGCGGTGGACGACGTGATTCTGATCGCCAACGAGCCGGAATTGTTCGGAGATCTGGATCTCCCGGCGCGCGGCGACCTGCGGCCGGGGCTCGGGGCGGCCGCGGGGATCGAGACGGCGCTGCGGTGGGCGATGGAGATGGGGCGGCCGGGCGCGGTCTGCGTCGCGTGCGACATGCCGTTCGTCTCCCCCGCCCTGCTGCGCGAGCTCGTCCGCCGCGCACGCGACGGCGATGCGGACGCCGTCGTGCCGGAGAGCACCGGCCGGCGCGGGATCGAGCCGCTGTGCGCGTGGTACTCCGTCGCGTGCCTCCCCGCCGTCGAGCGCGCGCTGGCGTCGGACGAGCGGTCGCTGCACGCGCTGCTCGCAACGGTGCGCGCCGGACGCATCCCGCTCGCCGAGGTGCGGCGGTTCGGCGACCCGGAGATCATCTTCATGAACGTGAACACGCCCGACGACCACCGCCGGGCCATCGACCTCGCCCGGCACGCCGATGCCTGA
- the glp gene encoding gephyrin-like molybdotransferase Glp, whose translation MRGDAADWLSAAEALRRIIGGVRPLGTESRALLDALGSVLAEDVVSPVDLPPWDNSAMDGFAVRGEDVRGASRERPAVLRVVDDIPAGHFPARPVGLGEAARIMTGAPVPEGADGVVRVEHTDGGIGLESAEARVVVFSDADAGKNVRPRGEDVRVGHTVLRAGTVLRAPQLAVAASVGRAALDVVRRPRVAILTSGDELVEVERFYEVLAGRKIVSSNGYALAAQLAESGIEARLLPIAGDTRESLRQRVEAARGCDALITSAGISVGEHDHVRAVMDEMRTRVEFWRVRIKPGSALAFGHVGALGGIPWFGLPGNPVSTMVTFELFVRPALMRMCGRTSIYQPVIQAVLREDFHARGELIQLPRLRLETEEGTAYASLAGLQSSNIGTSMAAADALGIVPAGAQLRAGDGIRAVVLGGAPLTDDAYFE comes from the coding sequence ATGCGCGGTGACGCGGCGGACTGGCTCTCCGCGGCCGAGGCGCTGCGGCGCATCATCGGCGGCGTGCGGCCGCTGGGGACGGAGTCGCGCGCGCTGCTGGACGCGCTCGGCTCCGTCCTCGCCGAGGACGTCGTCTCGCCCGTGGACCTGCCGCCGTGGGACAACTCGGCGATGGACGGATTCGCCGTGCGCGGGGAGGACGTCCGCGGCGCCTCGCGCGAGCGCCCCGCCGTGCTCCGCGTGGTCGACGACATCCCCGCCGGCCACTTCCCCGCGCGCCCCGTCGGCCTCGGCGAGGCGGCGCGGATCATGACCGGCGCGCCCGTCCCCGAGGGCGCGGACGGCGTCGTCCGCGTCGAGCACACGGACGGGGGGATAGGGCTCGAGTCGGCGGAGGCACGCGTGGTCGTCTTCTCCGACGCGGACGCGGGGAAGAACGTCCGCCCGCGCGGCGAGGACGTCCGCGTGGGCCACACCGTGCTGCGCGCCGGCACCGTCCTCCGCGCGCCGCAGCTCGCCGTCGCCGCGTCAGTGGGAAGGGCGGCGCTCGACGTCGTCCGCCGCCCCCGCGTCGCCATCCTGACGTCGGGCGACGAGCTGGTGGAGGTGGAGCGGTTCTACGAGGTGCTGGCGGGGCGGAAGATCGTCTCCAGCAATGGCTACGCGCTGGCCGCGCAGCTCGCGGAGAGCGGCATCGAGGCGCGCCTGCTCCCCATCGCCGGCGACACGCGCGAGAGCCTGCGCCAGCGCGTGGAGGCCGCCCGCGGCTGCGACGCGCTGATCACCAGCGCCGGCATCAGCGTCGGCGAGCACGACCACGTCCGCGCGGTGATGGACGAGATGCGGACGCGCGTGGAATTCTGGCGCGTGCGCATCAAGCCGGGCTCGGCGCTGGCATTCGGGCACGTGGGCGCGCTGGGCGGCATCCCCTGGTTCGGGCTCCCCGGCAACCCCGTGTCGACGATGGTGACGTTCGAGCTGTTCGTCCGCCCCGCGCTGATGCGGATGTGCGGCCGCACCAGCATCTACCAACCCGTGATCCAGGCCGTGCTGCGCGAGGATTTCCACGCGCGCGGCGAGCTCATCCAGCTCCCCCGGCTGCGGCTGGAGACGGAGGAGGGGACGGCGTACGCGAGCCTGGCGGGGCTGCAGAGCTCGAACATCGGCACGTCGATGGCGGCCGCGGACGCGCTCGGAATCGTTCCCGCCGGCGCCCAGCTGCGCGCGGGGGATGGCATCCGCGCGGTGGTGCTCGGCGGCGCGCCGCTGACGGACGACGCGTACTTCGAGTGA
- a CDS encoding AMP-binding protein, giving the protein MTARPWTDHYVQGTKTDIAPIQYKHLPDMFRYVASQFGHRTAFTQCMPNGMDASLTYAETDRLSDAFAAYLRETVGLEAGDRVAVQLPNCLGYIVAAFGILKAGCVLVNTNPLYTPPEMTHQFSDSGAKALVILDMFADRLPSVIPATKIETVVLVSIAELFSPFKRTLVRTVLKYVKKEIPKPKVEHTPFSAALKAGQAAVKTARVPHYVAHIELDDVAVLQYTGGTTGVSKGAMLTHRNLLANTMQLEEVSQHFLRTGEECVLTALPYYHIFAFTVNLLLFYALGARDVMVPSPRPITNLKKAWEKYPISWFTGVNTLYNALLNEEWFRENPPKHLVASLAGGMALHSAVAARWKEVTGTPVVEGYGLTETSPVVTFNPIGGTVKDGTIGVPLPSTDLVLVDETGTPVAEGEPGEILVKGPQVMPGYWNRPDETAKVVDADGWIHTGDIATMDGDGYVRIVDRKKDMILVSGFNVYPNEVEEVIAQLPEVAEVGVIGVPDERTGEAVKAVVVKKSPALTAEDIIRHCREQLTSYKVPKQVEFRAELPKSNVGKILRKDLRAAERAAEKATV; this is encoded by the coding sequence ATGACCGCACGCCCGTGGACCGACCACTACGTCCAGGGTACCAAGACGGACATCGCGCCCATCCAGTACAAGCACCTGCCGGACATGTTTCGGTACGTGGCCAGCCAGTTCGGCCATCGCACCGCGTTCACGCAGTGCATGCCCAACGGGATGGACGCCTCGCTCACCTACGCCGAGACCGACCGGCTGAGCGACGCCTTCGCCGCGTACCTGCGCGAGACGGTGGGGCTGGAGGCGGGCGACCGGGTGGCGGTGCAGCTGCCCAACTGCCTGGGGTACATCGTGGCCGCGTTCGGTATCCTCAAGGCGGGGTGCGTGCTGGTGAACACCAACCCGCTCTACACGCCGCCCGAGATGACGCACCAGTTCAGCGACTCGGGCGCGAAGGCGCTGGTGATCCTCGACATGTTCGCCGACCGCCTCCCCAGCGTCATCCCGGCCACGAAGATCGAGACGGTGGTGCTGGTGAGCATCGCGGAGCTGTTCTCGCCCTTCAAGCGCACGCTGGTCCGCACGGTGCTGAAGTACGTGAAGAAGGAGATCCCCAAGCCGAAGGTCGAGCACACCCCCTTCTCCGCCGCGCTGAAGGCGGGCCAGGCCGCGGTGAAGACGGCCAGGGTGCCACACTACGTGGCCCACATCGAGCTCGACGACGTGGCCGTGCTGCAGTACACGGGCGGCACGACCGGCGTCAGCAAGGGGGCCATGCTCACGCACCGCAACCTGCTGGCGAACACCATGCAGCTCGAGGAGGTCAGCCAGCACTTCCTGCGCACCGGCGAAGAGTGCGTGCTGACGGCGCTCCCCTACTACCACATCTTCGCGTTCACCGTCAACCTGCTGCTCTTCTACGCCCTGGGCGCGCGCGACGTGATGGTGCCCAGCCCGCGCCCCATCACCAACCTGAAGAAGGCCTGGGAGAAGTACCCGATCAGCTGGTTCACCGGCGTGAACACGCTGTACAACGCGCTGCTGAACGAGGAGTGGTTCCGCGAGAATCCGCCGAAGCACCTGGTCGCGTCGCTGGCCGGGGGGATGGCGCTGCACTCGGCCGTGGCCGCGCGGTGGAAGGAGGTGACGGGGACGCCGGTCGTCGAAGGCTACGGGCTGACCGAGACGTCGCCGGTGGTGACGTTCAACCCGATCGGGGGGACGGTGAAGGACGGGACGATCGGGGTCCCGCTGCCGTCGACCGACCTGGTGCTGGTGGACGAGACGGGGACGCCGGTGGCCGAGGGCGAGCCCGGCGAGATCCTGGTGAAGGGGCCGCAGGTGATGCCCGGCTACTGGAACCGACCCGACGAGACGGCCAAGGTGGTGGACGCCGACGGCTGGATCCACACCGGCGACATCGCCACGATGGACGGCGACGGCTACGTGCGGATCGTGGACCGCAAGAAGGACATGATCCTGGTGAGCGGCTTCAACGTCTATCCCAACGAGGTCGAGGAGGTGATCGCCCAGCTTCCCGAGGTGGCGGAGGTAGGGGTGATCGGCGTGCCCGACGAGCGCACCGGCGAGGCGGTGAAGGCGGTGGTGGTGAAGAAGAGCCCCGCGCTGACGGCCGAGGACATCATCCGCCACTGCCGCGAGCAGCTGACCTCGTACAAGGTGCCCAAGCAGGTGGAGTTCCGCGCCGAGCTGCCGAAGAGCAACGTCGGCAAGATCCTGCGCAAGGACCTGCGCGCGGCCGAGCGGGCGGCGGAGAAGGCGACAGTCTAG
- the dapF gene encoding diaminopimelate epimerase: MPERAAFFKGHGLGNDYIAVEMDGLPFDLTPPAVRLVCDRNTGVGSDGILAGVPSEAADFGVRIFNPDGSEAEKSGNGLRIFAAYLLDRGRVRIGPPFTVETPGGIVRVRIVDESDDGVLDVEVEMGTASFRSADVGLSGPDRETENELLELPGGDRVAINTVSVGNPHCVVFQDELDVETLRRIAPTISTHADFARGTNVQFAVATGEPDAVEAWVWERGAGETRASGSSACAVAAAAVRRGMVSERQVAVRMPGGTLHVSVRDDWSLVLRGPVEDVCRGELTDGMLRRLRALGFGS; encoded by the coding sequence ATGCCGGAACGCGCTGCCTTCTTCAAGGGCCACGGGCTCGGGAACGACTACATCGCGGTGGAGATGGACGGGCTGCCGTTCGACCTCACCCCGCCCGCCGTGCGCCTCGTCTGCGACCGCAACACCGGCGTGGGCTCCGACGGGATCCTGGCCGGGGTGCCGAGCGAGGCGGCGGACTTCGGCGTGCGCATCTTCAACCCCGACGGCAGCGAGGCGGAGAAGAGCGGCAATGGGCTGCGCATCTTCGCCGCCTACCTGCTGGACCGCGGGCGGGTGCGCATCGGCCCGCCGTTCACGGTGGAGACGCCGGGCGGGATCGTGCGCGTGCGCATCGTGGACGAGAGCGACGACGGCGTGCTGGACGTGGAGGTGGAGATGGGCACCGCGTCCTTCCGCAGCGCCGACGTGGGTCTCTCCGGGCCCGACCGCGAGACGGAGAACGAGCTGCTGGAGCTTCCCGGCGGCGACCGCGTGGCCATCAACACCGTCTCCGTCGGCAACCCGCACTGCGTGGTCTTCCAGGACGAGCTGGACGTGGAGACGCTGCGCCGCATCGCCCCGACGATCAGCACGCACGCCGACTTCGCGCGGGGGACCAACGTGCAGTTCGCCGTCGCCACGGGCGAGCCGGACGCGGTGGAGGCGTGGGTGTGGGAGCGCGGCGCCGGCGAGACGCGCGCCTCGGGCTCCAGCGCCTGCGCCGTGGCCGCCGCCGCCGTGCGCCGCGGGATGGTGAGCGAGCGGCAGGTGGCGGTGCGGATGCCCGGCGGCACGCTGCACGTGAGCGTGCGCGACGACTGGAGCCTGGTCCTCCGCGGCCCCGTGGAGGACGTCTGCCGCGGCGAGCTGACGGACGGGATGCTCCGCCGCCTCCGCGCGCTGGGGTTCGGTTCGTGA
- the gpmI gene encoding 2,3-bisphosphoglycerate-independent phosphoglycerate mutase yields MTDLAAGDRPRVCFVILDGWGLRAPEWDNAVAQAHAPTWRHLWEEGDYPRATLTTHGPAVGLPPGQMGNSEVGHMNLGAGRVVMQSLQRISHAIETGEFRRNDAFLRLIRSVKQRGATLHLMGLVGPGGVHAVDEHLLALCDLAQQEAAPAVRIHLFLDGRDTPPSSAREFLTELFGRGGIGEKCRVATLMGRYWAMDRDKRWDRTQQAYRAMVYGDGIPVHDPVEAVAAAYQAGETDEFVKPRVIVGADGKPVGPIRSGDGVIFFNFRADRARQMTRALADPAFDGFDRGTERPEVEVATMTQYDEAFPLATAFPPQPMDDILADVLAAHGLKSFRTAETEKYPHVTFFFNGGVEEPPEGETRRLVASPRVATYDLQPEMSAPEVTRGLVEAIRSQAYDVLVCNYANPDMVGHTGSLEAAKKAVEAVDAGLGEVLTACRETATTLLVSADHGNCEQMWDPETNGPHTAHTLNPVGIILVEPADRRTATGLRDGALCDVAPTMLGIIGVPQPAAMTGKDLRVLAPATSPDARRRAAAVG; encoded by the coding sequence GTGACCGATCTTGCAGCGGGCGATCGCCCCCGCGTCTGCTTCGTGATCCTCGACGGATGGGGGCTGCGCGCGCCCGAGTGGGACAACGCCGTGGCCCAGGCGCACGCGCCCACCTGGCGCCATCTCTGGGAAGAAGGAGACTACCCCCGCGCCACCCTCACCACGCACGGCCCCGCCGTCGGCCTCCCCCCCGGGCAGATGGGGAACAGCGAGGTGGGCCACATGAACCTGGGCGCCGGGCGCGTAGTGATGCAGAGCCTGCAGCGCATCTCGCACGCGATCGAGACCGGCGAGTTCCGGCGCAACGACGCCTTCCTCCGCCTCATCCGCAGCGTCAAGCAGCGCGGGGCCACGCTGCACCTGATGGGGCTGGTGGGCCCCGGCGGCGTGCACGCGGTGGACGAGCATCTCCTCGCGCTCTGCGACCTGGCGCAGCAGGAGGCAGCGCCCGCCGTCCGCATCCACCTCTTCCTCGACGGCCGCGACACGCCGCCCTCCAGCGCGCGCGAGTTCCTCACCGAGCTCTTCGGGCGCGGGGGGATCGGGGAGAAGTGCCGCGTGGCCACGCTGATGGGGCGCTACTGGGCGATGGACCGCGACAAGCGCTGGGACCGCACGCAGCAGGCGTATCGCGCGATGGTGTATGGAGATGGCATCCCCGTGCACGACCCCGTCGAAGCCGTCGCCGCCGCGTACCAGGCGGGAGAGACGGACGAGTTCGTGAAGCCACGCGTCATCGTCGGCGCCGACGGGAAGCCCGTCGGTCCGATCCGCAGCGGCGACGGCGTCATCTTCTTCAACTTCCGCGCGGACCGTGCGCGGCAGATGACGCGCGCCCTGGCCGACCCCGCGTTCGACGGATTCGACCGCGGCACGGAGAGGCCGGAGGTGGAGGTCGCCACGATGACGCAGTACGACGAAGCGTTCCCTTTGGCCACCGCGTTCCCGCCGCAGCCGATGGACGACATCCTGGCCGACGTGCTGGCGGCGCACGGGCTGAAGAGCTTCCGCACGGCCGAGACGGAGAAGTACCCGCACGTCACCTTCTTCTTCAACGGCGGCGTCGAGGAGCCGCCGGAGGGAGAGACGCGCCGCCTAGTCGCATCCCCCAGGGTGGCGACGTACGACCTGCAGCCGGAGATGAGCGCGCCCGAGGTCACCCGGGGCCTGGTCGAGGCGATCCGGTCGCAGGCGTACGACGTGCTCGTCTGCAACTACGCCAACCCCGACATGGTGGGCCACACCGGCTCGCTCGAGGCGGCGAAGAAGGCGGTGGAAGCGGTGGATGCCGGCCTCGGCGAGGTGCTGACCGCGTGCAGGGAGACGGCGACGACACTTCTCGTCAGCGCCGACCACGGCAACTGCGAGCAGATGTGGGACCCGGAGACGAACGGACCCCACACCGCGCACACGCTGAACCCGGTCGGCATCATCCTCGTCGAGCCCGCGGATCGCCGCACGGCGACGGGGCTGAGGGACGGCGCGCTGTGCGACGTGGCCCCGACGATGCTCGGCATCATCGGCGTCCCCCAGCCCGCGGCGATGACGGGGAAGGACCTGCGCGTCCTCGCGCCGGCGACGAGCCCGGACGCGCGTCGGAGGGCGGCGGCGGTGGGGTGA
- a CDS encoding ISL3 family transposase, protein MSELEGRVQSVITLAPVEGAWPFCSVCGENGGRLHMYGTRRVRDLNLAHARVELVVPNRKLRCATCRMIRTEGHSFVGPYRRHTLRFERAVAELCRYLPIKQVAEHFDLPWHTVKEIDKRRLEREVGTPCYDGLRLLAVDEVAVHKGHTYLTTVLDLETGRIVWVGKGRTEATLAGFFEELTPEQRKSIEAVASDMASGFRNAVEKACPQAALVYDLFHVVAKYSREVVDVVRLEEAKKQDEAGRKLIKGSRYLLLKNEANLRESQRQDLQVLLAANETLNTVYVLKDQLKQIWSYTDPAWARQALERWCALAEQSEITPLATFARNPRRHEQGIVNHAVYPIGTGRLEGINNKIKVIKRQAYGFRDDAYFILKIKGAFPGALQLNLR, encoded by the coding sequence GTGAGCGAGTTGGAAGGCCGGGTGCAGAGCGTCATCACGCTGGCGCCGGTTGAAGGTGCGTGGCCGTTCTGCTCGGTCTGCGGGGAGAACGGCGGCCGGCTGCATATGTACGGGACGCGGCGGGTGCGTGACCTGAACCTGGCGCACGCACGCGTCGAGCTGGTAGTGCCCAACCGCAAGCTGCGCTGCGCCACCTGTCGGATGATCCGAACGGAGGGCCACAGCTTCGTCGGCCCCTACCGCCGCCACACGCTGCGCTTCGAGCGAGCGGTCGCTGAGCTCTGCCGCTACCTGCCCATCAAGCAGGTCGCCGAGCACTTCGATCTCCCGTGGCACACGGTCAAGGAGATCGACAAGCGGCGCCTGGAGCGGGAGGTCGGCACGCCGTGCTACGACGGACTGCGGCTCCTAGCGGTCGACGAGGTCGCGGTCCACAAGGGGCACACCTACCTGACCACCGTGCTCGATCTGGAGACGGGGCGGATCGTCTGGGTCGGCAAGGGACGAACCGAGGCCACGCTGGCCGGCTTCTTCGAGGAGCTGACGCCGGAACAACGGAAATCGATCGAGGCCGTGGCTTCCGACATGGCTTCAGGGTTCCGCAACGCGGTGGAGAAAGCCTGCCCACAAGCTGCCCTGGTCTACGATCTCTTCCACGTGGTGGCGAAGTACAGCCGCGAGGTGGTCGACGTGGTCCGCCTGGAGGAGGCGAAGAAGCAGGACGAGGCCGGCCGCAAGCTGATCAAGGGAAGCCGCTACCTGCTCCTGAAGAACGAGGCGAACCTGCGCGAGTCGCAGCGGCAAGATCTGCAAGTACTCCTCGCCGCCAACGAGACGCTGAACACCGTCTACGTCCTCAAGGACCAACTCAAGCAGATCTGGAGCTATACCGATCCGGCCTGGGCCAGGCAGGCGCTGGAGCGCTGGTGCGCCTTGGCCGAGCAGAGCGAGATCACGCCTCTGGCAACGTTTGCTCGGAACCCGCGACGACACGAGCAGGGGATCGTGAACCACGCTGTGTATCCGATCGGCACCGGTCGGCTCGAAGGCATCAACAACAAGATCAAGGTCATCAAGCGCCAAGCGTACGGCTTCCGCGACGACGCCTACTTCATCCTGAAGATCAAGGGCGCCTTCCCGGGTGCGCTGCAACTAAATCTGCGATGA
- the mobB gene encoding molybdopterin-guanine dinucleotide biosynthesis protein B: protein MPEIPPAVCIVGRKNSGKTTLTVALAAELRRRGRRIATIKHGHHAFETDQPGRDSWRHFNEGQAEATIMAGTGKIALVMRIDGEPDPERLVRDFYAGRGYELVLIEGWKHGALPKIEIFRRAVHDRPVHDPEDADAAARFIAIVTDDESLRAGCPVIALEAHGGHVAVIADLLEERFLAGDGDAR, encoded by the coding sequence ATGCCTGAGATCCCGCCCGCCGTCTGCATCGTCGGCAGGAAGAACAGCGGCAAGACGACGCTGACGGTGGCGCTCGCGGCGGAGCTGCGGCGACGCGGGCGGCGCATCGCCACCATCAAGCATGGCCACCACGCGTTCGAGACGGACCAGCCCGGCCGCGACAGCTGGCGCCACTTCAACGAGGGCCAGGCCGAGGCGACGATCATGGCCGGCACCGGCAAGATCGCGCTGGTGATGCGGATCGACGGCGAGCCCGACCCCGAGCGCCTGGTGCGCGACTTCTACGCGGGGCGCGGCTACGAGCTGGTGCTGATCGAGGGATGGAAGCACGGCGCGCTTCCCAAGATCGAGATCTTCCGCCGCGCCGTGCACGACCGCCCCGTCCATGACCCGGAAGATGCGGATGCCGCGGCGCGATTCATCGCCATCGTGACGGACGACGAAAGCCTCCGCGCCGGCTGCCCGGTGATCGCGCTGGAGGCGCACGGCGGGCACGTCGCCGTCATCGCCGACCTGCTGGAGGAGCGCTTCCTCGCTGGAGACGGCGATGCGCGGTGA
- a CDS encoding BON domain-containing protein — MTDDEIYDLVVQHLGEYPELDMGWIDVAVRNGHVTLSGRVSSDGEVQIAEKGLVEVLGLDETQLTNELMVDELHRGEMPEAADDAVAQDLETDDQLGETLFDQSDTAEHLVEDLDAQTYGTHDVGTAVEEGASYEPPDRPVPDGYGSREAH; from the coding sequence ATGACCGACGACGAGATCTACGACCTCGTCGTGCAGCACCTGGGCGAGTATCCCGAGCTGGACATGGGATGGATCGACGTGGCGGTGCGCAACGGCCACGTCACGCTCTCCGGCCGCGTCTCCAGCGACGGCGAGGTGCAGATCGCGGAGAAGGGGCTGGTGGAGGTGCTGGGGCTGGACGAGACGCAGCTGACCAACGAGCTGATGGTCGACGAGCTCCACCGCGGCGAGATGCCCGAGGCGGCCGACGACGCGGTCGCGCAGGACCTGGAGACCGACGACCAGCTCGGCGAGACGCTCTTCGACCAGTCCGACACCGCCGAGCACCTGGTGGAGGACCTCGACGCGCAGACCTACGGCACGCACGACGTGGGCACGGCGGTGGAGGAGGGCGCCAGCTACGAGCCCCCCGACCGCCCCGTGCCCGACGGCTACGGCAGCCGCGAGGCGCACTGA
- a CDS encoding BON domain-containing protein: MARYDGGFGGPRGAWRGRQGGPYRRGFREPGGTPDDFPQGGRPGPYGGEWQRQYGAGGYGGGGGWLGSRAGPGLGAGHRGDWRGRGGWDRGEYGGAYEEYGGYPGGPARGEYYGGRPSQGRGYDAGYAREPFMPEEAYRRHPEYRQDPARREWEAHQHEYGDELSDEEVREAVYRRMSADAWLDPERIDVQVEDGVVTLTGEVDDFLKARYAWDDAWETDGVRGVVNNLTVRADEPRAEPHGDVVAQSGGERTTVDEAEGMS; the protein is encoded by the coding sequence ATGGCGCGCTACGATGGTGGTTTCGGCGGCCCACGCGGCGCTTGGCGCGGACGGCAGGGCGGACCCTACCGCCGCGGCTTCCGCGAGCCCGGCGGCACGCCTGACGACTTCCCGCAGGGCGGCCGCCCCGGTCCGTATGGCGGCGAGTGGCAGCGCCAGTACGGCGCGGGCGGCTACGGCGGCGGCGGTGGATGGTTAGGCAGTCGCGCGGGCCCCGGCCTCGGTGCCGGCCATCGCGGCGACTGGCGCGGGCGCGGTGGATGGGATCGCGGCGAGTACGGCGGCGCGTACGAGGAGTACGGCGGCTATCCCGGCGGCCCCGCGCGCGGCGAGTACTACGGCGGCCGCCCCTCACAAGGGCGCGGATACGACGCGGGGTACGCGCGCGAGCCGTTCATGCCCGAGGAGGCGTATCGCCGTCACCCCGAGTACCGGCAGGATCCCGCCCGGCGCGAGTGGGAGGCGCACCAGCACGAGTACGGCGACGAGTTGAGCGACGAGGAGGTGCGCGAGGCCGTCTACCGGCGGATGAGCGCGGACGCGTGGCTCGACCCGGAGCGCATCGACGTGCAGGTGGAGGACGGCGTGGTGACGCTGACCGGCGAGGTCGACGACTTCCTGAAGGCGCGCTACGCCTGGGACGACGCGTGGGAGACCGACGGCGTGCGCGGCGTGGTGAACAACCTCACCGTCCGCGCCGACGAGCCGCGCGCCGAGCCCCACGGCGACGTCGTCGCCCAGAGCGGCGGCGAGCGCACGACCGTCGACGAAGCGGAGGGGATGAGCTGA